A genomic region of Tsukamurella pulmonis contains the following coding sequences:
- a CDS encoding oxygenase MpaB family protein, producing MNPALTPTTPAATGPLVERVTELTDLARIPGAEVYLSADEVDYEAWNHVGDPLAEDLVELMRRRKMMGGDLYANARALETEGAPEAIAFFADVETLPTWFDIDALRLGASMGRRNPLGMNIGMHSALPFTYIDPATSEVMGSTGRLSGGSSDYRRRMMETATAFVGALDVDGMLPGGERWIVWVRIRLLHTMIRLGIHRGGRWPLANKGTPISQLATAACTYIFGQHRVNIIEFAGGVVTQEERDGFALMWRWVSRIQGANNQLLGRTHAEEFALQSREHQCFYEPSARGAELTEYVIAGATDMGHFLGSRAINQALSRQLLAPRMTATIPDGDLRECLDVAPLPFAEAVVRTVSVLLKIPNQLTRLKVVRDYFDRNGQQILDRAVERGLQGVKPEYRGTPVDGRPTDQ from the coding sequence ATGAACCCCGCCCTCACCCCCACCACGCCCGCAGCGACCGGTCCGCTCGTCGAGCGGGTGACCGAATTGACCGACCTCGCACGCATTCCCGGCGCCGAGGTCTATCTCAGCGCTGACGAGGTCGACTACGAGGCCTGGAATCACGTCGGCGATCCGCTCGCCGAGGATCTGGTCGAGCTGATGCGCAGGAGAAAGATGATGGGTGGCGATCTGTACGCAAACGCGCGGGCCCTCGAGACAGAGGGGGCACCGGAGGCGATCGCGTTCTTCGCGGACGTCGAGACCTTGCCCACCTGGTTCGACATCGATGCCTTGCGCCTCGGGGCCAGCATGGGGCGGCGCAACCCGCTCGGAATGAACATCGGTATGCATTCGGCCCTGCCGTTCACGTACATCGATCCGGCCACCTCCGAGGTCATGGGATCGACGGGGCGCCTTTCCGGCGGTAGCAGCGACTACCGCAGGAGAATGATGGAGACGGCAACCGCCTTCGTGGGAGCGCTCGACGTGGACGGCATGCTCCCCGGCGGCGAGCGGTGGATCGTGTGGGTTCGGATCCGCCTGCTGCACACGATGATCCGCCTCGGAATTCACCGTGGTGGTCGGTGGCCCCTCGCCAACAAGGGCACACCGATCAGCCAGCTCGCCACTGCGGCGTGCACGTACATCTTCGGGCAGCACCGGGTCAACATCATCGAGTTCGCAGGCGGTGTCGTGACCCAGGAGGAGCGCGACGGCTTCGCACTGATGTGGCGCTGGGTGTCGCGCATCCAGGGCGCCAACAATCAGTTGCTGGGCCGCACGCACGCCGAGGAGTTCGCACTCCAGTCCCGTGAGCACCAGTGCTTCTACGAGCCGAGCGCCAGGGGTGCGGAACTCACCGAGTACGTGATCGCCGGTGCCACCGACATGGGGCACTTCCTGGGCTCTCGGGCGATCAATCAGGCGCTCTCCCGGCAACTCCTCGCTCCGAGGATGACGGCGACGATCCCGGACGGGGATCTCCGCGAATGCCTCGACGTCGCACCGCTTCCCTTCGCGGAGGCCGTGGTCCGCACCGTATCCGTCCTGCTGAAGATCCCCAATCAGCTCACCCGACTCAAGGTCGTGCGGGACTACTTCGACAGGAACGGCCAGCAGATCCTCGACCGGGCCGTCGAACGCGGCCTCCAGGGCGTCAAGCCCGAATACCGCGGCACCCCGGTCGACGGCCGCCCCACCGATCAGTGA
- a CDS encoding crotonase/enoyl-CoA hydratase family protein: MPEVTTPHEETVTVEQRGQVLMIGLNRPDKLNAFNLQMIDELAQAYHRLENDPEIRCGVLFAHGKHFTGGLDLQEVGPQIEDGGVDYDRPGRLDPWRRSNVWTTPLVMAVHGWVMTLGIELALAADIRVASSDTKFTQMEINRGIYAFGGATVRLPRDAGWGNAMRWLLTGEPYDAAEALRIGLVQEVVEPGHQLERALELAEYIAEKSAPLGVKTTLESAHRARNEGEQAAFARLDSDMTALLHTDDGREGMQSFVERRDARFTGR, translated from the coding sequence ATGCCGGAAGTCACCACACCCCACGAGGAAACGGTCACCGTCGAGCAACGCGGTCAGGTCCTGATGATCGGGCTCAACCGCCCCGACAAGCTCAACGCCTTCAACCTCCAGATGATCGATGAGCTCGCCCAGGCGTATCACCGGCTGGAGAACGATCCCGAGATCCGCTGCGGCGTGCTCTTCGCGCACGGCAAGCACTTCACCGGCGGCCTCGATCTGCAGGAAGTCGGGCCGCAGATCGAGGACGGCGGCGTCGACTACGACCGCCCCGGCCGCCTCGATCCCTGGCGACGGTCCAACGTCTGGACGACACCGCTCGTGATGGCCGTCCACGGATGGGTGATGACCCTCGGCATCGAGCTGGCGCTCGCAGCCGACATCCGCGTCGCCTCCTCCGATACGAAATTCACTCAGATGGAGATCAACCGTGGCATCTACGCCTTCGGCGGCGCCACCGTTCGACTCCCACGCGACGCGGGCTGGGGCAACGCGATGCGCTGGCTGCTGACCGGCGAGCCCTACGACGCCGCCGAAGCGCTGCGCATCGGCCTCGTACAAGAGGTGGTCGAACCCGGCCACCAGCTCGAACGCGCCCTCGAACTCGCCGAGTACATCGCGGAGAAAAGTGCGCCGCTCGGTGTGAAGACCACCCTCGAGTCCGCCCACCGGGCCCGCAACGAGGGCGAACAGGCGGCGTTCGCACGCCTCGACAGCGATATGACGGC